The DNA segment CCTGGCCCAGCCACCACAGAGCCACCTCGAGGAAAAGGGCGGCCACGGGACAGTGGTAGAGTTTCCACAGTCCGAACCACTGTCTGACGGCATTCTCCGGACGCCCCTCAATGGCGTCCAAAAGAGGGAGCATGGATCGGCGGACAGGTTCGTGGGTGGGACTGCACTCCGCCGCGAACAAGCCTCGGGCTTGGGACAGTTTCTCGTCGAAATTCCGTTTCAGTGAGCCATCCCGGGCGTCGGCGGTCTGGAGGGCCATGTTCAGGAGGGAGCGCCCGAGAAGGAATCGCGCATCACGAGGGTGGAGAGGGGGCTCCGCGGATGGATCCATGGCGCGGGTGACGAGAGATGCAAGTTGAAGGCCGCGGACCGGCAATGTGTGGCGTTCCTGGATGCTCTGCCAGCCGGCCAGAGCGATCGAGAGGCGTTGCTCATCGTGCTCCAGAAAGTAACGGATTTGGTCGAGCGCATCCTCCACGTCGTTGCACCGATAGAAGGCGAAATGCTCGCCCTCCCGGAACAATTGGAGCAAGTCGGAGGCGGGAGAATCAGCCAGGTGCATGGCGCCGTGGCCCATCGCGTCGAACACGCGCCCATTCAATCCCACGGCGTGAGGTTGAGGATGGAGCGGGTCCGGGACATAGGCCCATGCGGGACGGGTTGTGAAGTTGATCACGATTTTTGCCTGTGAGTAGATACTGCCGACCGGTCCCTCGTGCCGGCCCAGCAGAACGCGATACCGGTTCTTGAGGCGCTCGGCCAATCTCTGCATGAAGTCCACGCGGTGGGGCATGGCGAGCGGATTCATCGAGCCGATGAAGGCGACATCGATGGGACGCCTGGAATAGGGGGGGTGATGGCGGACCTCCTCCGCCGTGCCGTGGAAACAGGGCGGGCACCAGAGGATCGAATTGGGGTTGTTTCTCCAGAAGTAGGGCGCTGCGCTGTGGACCTCGAGAACCGTGGTGTGGAACAGCGGAGCGAGTTCAGCTTGCCAGGTGAAGGCGTAGTGGGAATCGATGAAATGGCCGATGCTGCGGCTCGGAAGCGCCTCCCAACCTTCGTAATCTCCCGCGAGGCTCGGATTCCAGAAGTAGTACAGATCAGGATCGAGACCGGATTCGGCGACCCGACGCAGAAGTTCCGGGAGGCGGAGTCTGTCCTGTCCAGCCCGGAGGAACTCTTCCGCATATCGAAGATCGAAATGAGCTTCCAAGCCCATCAAGAGCGGCGCGCCTTCGCCACCCCTGCCCCCGATCCAGAGAATGCGGGGCTTTGGACGAGACTCGGGTTCAGTCATCGGACGCGTGGAAGAAAGTTGCGCGCGGGAGCGGTCATATTACACACCAGTATTCGAAATCGGCTGGATGGGGTGGATCTTGACAGATTAGATCGATTGCTATAATAATTCTAGATCATGATGATTTTAGAATCAGAATCAGTACTTACAATAGGCACAGTTGCCTCGAAAGTGGGGGTCAGCACCCATGCGGTTCGGCTCTACGAAAAGGAGGGACTCCTGCGCCCCAAGAAGACACCAAAGGGGCAGCGGGTCTACGCCGGTTCGGACGTCGATCTCTTGATGGCCACTCGACGTCTGCTGGCGACGGGGCTCAACTTTGCGGGCATTCGCCGACTCTACGCGACGCTGCCCTGCCATCTCTACAAACCTTGCTGCATTCCGCGACTCGGCCACTGCACCATTCAAGATCGGCCGGGCGAGCCCTGTTGGAGTATCCCCGATTCTTGGTGTAGATTGACTCACCAAGACTGCCAATCGTGCAAGGTATATTTTCTGGCCGCACGGATCGACACGGTGCGCGAGACGTGGGGCCAGTCTCAGATTCAGCCGAGGCCCGCGGTGTTCACACCCCGGGAAGGAAACGGCGCCCCGGCCGCGGTTGAAGGGAGTTGAAGCGAACGATGGAACCTGGTCAGACACAAAACGCGGGGACCGTTCCCGCCACGCGACTGCCGGACCCCAAAAAAGGTGAGGGGTCCACGCCCCAGGCGGCGGCGGAAATCATGGCGCCCCTGTGGGCCTCCTACAAGACGGACGAGTGGGGAACCGCGCGGGGCGCGATTTCGGAGCTCCAGAACCAGGAGATCGCCAATCTCGAAAGCTACATTCAGCGCTTCCTGGAAGGCCGGATGGACGAAAACATGTTCAAGCCCATGCGGCTCTACATGGGGATCTACGGCCAGCGGCAGGGCGGCACGAACCAGATGGTCCGGATCAAGATTCCCTTCGGCCGATTGAATGCCGACCAACTGGAGCGGATCGCCGACGTGGCGGACACGTTTGCCCCACGAAAAATTGCGCATGTCACCACGCGTCAGGATTTTCAGCTCCATTTCGTCCAGTTGAAGAACGTGCCGGCGCTGCTTCGTCGGCTCGCGGAAGCCGGCGTGACCACCCGCGAGGCGTGCGGGAATACCGTTCGAAACGTGACCGGTTGCCACCGCCTCGGAGTCTGCCCGACGGAACCGTTCGACCT comes from the Nitrospirota bacterium genome and includes:
- a CDS encoding glycosyltransferase, encoding MTEPESRPKPRILWIGGRGGEGAPLLMGLEAHFDLRYAEEFLRAGQDRLRLPELLRRVAESGLDPDLYYFWNPSLAGDYEGWEALPSRSIGHFIDSHYAFTWQAELAPLFHTTVLEVHSAAPYFWRNNPNSILWCPPCFHGTAEEVRHHPPYSRRPIDVAFIGSMNPLAMPHRVDFMQRLAERLKNRYRVLLGRHEGPVGSIYSQAKIVINFTTRPAWAYVPDPLHPQPHAVGLNGRVFDAMGHGAMHLADSPASDLLQLFREGEHFAFYRCNDVEDALDQIRYFLEHDEQRLSIALAGWQSIQERHTLPVRGLQLASLVTRAMDPSAEPPLHPRDARFLLGRSLLNMALQTADARDGSLKRNFDEKLSQARGLFAAECSPTHEPVRRSMLPLLDAIEGRPENAVRQWFGLWKLYHCPVAALFLEVALWWLGQDGQANNMADWQAKAAKEGAGLPPQERRTLSDILCLVFQKFPRGMVEGGSLTRDIRQRNSQPEAVLSPAI
- a CDS encoding MerR family transcriptional regulator, which translates into the protein MMILESESVLTIGTVASKVGVSTHAVRLYEKEGLLRPKKTPKGQRVYAGSDVDLLMATRRLLATGLNFAGIRRLYATLPCHLYKPCCIPRLGHCTIQDRPGEPCWSIPDSWCRLTHQDCQSCKVYFLAARIDTVRETWGQSQIQPRPAVFTPREGNGAPAAVEGS